Proteins from a genomic interval of Leptospira kanakyensis:
- a CDS encoding DedA family protein, whose protein sequence is MDFLQTLVSIFMQYGYFAVFGILILCGFGLPVPEDISLTAGGVIAGLGYANVHIMFFVGMAGVLLGDSFVFWLGSYYGEKALTLPVLRTVLHPERFDTVKEQFKKYGRWVVFFGRFMPGLRMPIFFTAGTSKQISFIRFVLTDGFAALISVPIWVYLGYYGAHNFDELMGWVRNGQTIILSLVAVAILVVAFYWWRRKNREKRGEK, encoded by the coding sequence ATGGACTTTCTACAAACTCTAGTTTCCATTTTTATGCAATACGGTTATTTTGCCGTTTTTGGAATTCTAATCCTCTGTGGATTTGGTCTTCCCGTCCCCGAAGATATTTCTCTCACCGCTGGTGGAGTGATTGCCGGTCTAGGTTATGCAAATGTACATATCATGTTTTTTGTGGGGATGGCCGGGGTTCTTCTCGGAGATAGTTTTGTTTTCTGGCTCGGAAGTTATTACGGAGAAAAGGCCCTTACCCTTCCTGTTTTAAGAACGGTTCTCCATCCAGAACGGTTTGATACGGTAAAGGAACAGTTTAAAAAATATGGTCGTTGGGTGGTCTTTTTTGGGCGTTTTATGCCAGGACTCCGCATGCCAATCTTCTTTACAGCGGGCACTTCGAAACAAATCAGTTTCATTCGTTTCGTTCTTACCGATGGATTTGCTGCTCTCATTTCAGTACCCATTTGGGTCTATTTAGGATATTACGGGGCCCATAATTTTGATGAACTTATGGGTTGGGTTCGTAATGGCCAAACCATCATCTTAAGCCTAGTGGCGGTTGCCATCTTAGTGGTTGCCTTCTATTGGTGGCGGAGGAAAAACCGAGAAAAAAGAGGGGAAAAATGA
- a CDS encoding phosphorylase → MLPFNRNQTLITGAFEGEVGILRASGKFPHLEVMGIGNLDAAVNLSQYLSQKKEIQNIIFFGSCGAYEWTNFSIGSIVSPNLVYTKELSHTLKLSKQIPVTPEFYELITDKSFQAANCNAPTTITLAELKNPPDPSWENLEVENLELFGIAKVAAKFSVTVTAYLAITNLVGKDGSTDWAKNWKELSHTLQNQFLNEGNSKD, encoded by the coding sequence TTGTTACCCTTTAACCGTAACCAAACACTCATTACAGGAGCATTTGAAGGAGAAGTCGGAATCCTTCGTGCTTCTGGAAAATTCCCCCATCTCGAAGTAATGGGAATTGGAAATTTAGACGCAGCAGTCAATTTATCCCAATACCTTTCTCAAAAAAAAGAAATTCAGAATATTATTTTTTTTGGATCTTGTGGGGCCTACGAGTGGACAAACTTTTCGATTGGATCTATCGTATCACCAAACCTTGTCTATACGAAAGAACTAAGCCATACACTTAAACTATCCAAACAAATTCCGGTAACACCAGAATTTTATGAACTGATTACAGACAAATCATTCCAAGCTGCCAATTGTAATGCGCCAACAACCATCACTTTGGCTGAATTAAAAAACCCACCAGATCCCTCCTGGGAAAATTTAGAAGTGGAAAACTTGGAACTATTTGGAATCGCGAAGGTGGCCGCAAAATTTTCAGTAACAGTGACTGCTTATTTAGCGATCACCAATCTTGTGGGAAAAGATGGGTCCACCGACTGGGCCAAAAACTGGAAAGAGTTATCCCATACCTTACAAAATCAATTTCTAAATGAAGGGAATTCAAAAGACTAA
- a CDS encoding glutathione S-transferase family protein, with translation MYKLYSNPRSPYSMRVHIYLRYRNLPYETIPIVLEKLENRKKPFIQINPYGKVPVLQDGEFVLSESSAIIRYLEEKHSFPNPFFSTDIQSRALLNQAINRCESEFCFPGSIIYFAKKFVPEEKWDEKRMKDSSKRIGRHFDILEGILESNDYLHENQFGFLEVLYAPFIKNIGLMDTKLPLSVENWIKRVLGHVNVKEVLGD, from the coding sequence ATGTATAAACTATATTCAAACCCTCGTTCCCCTTACAGTATGCGAGTCCATATTTATTTGCGGTATAGGAATTTACCCTATGAAACCATTCCTATTGTTTTGGAAAAGTTGGAAAATCGAAAGAAACCATTTATACAAATCAATCCCTATGGAAAGGTTCCCGTACTTCAAGATGGGGAATTTGTTTTATCAGAATCATCAGCAATCATTCGTTATTTGGAAGAAAAACATAGTTTTCCGAATCCATTTTTCTCTACAGACATCCAGTCGAGAGCCCTCCTAAACCAAGCCATCAATCGTTGTGAATCGGAATTTTGTTTTCCAGGAAGTATCATTTATTTCGCCAAAAAATTTGTTCCCGAAGAAAAATGGGACGAGAAACGAATGAAGGATTCTTCGAAACGAATCGGAAGGCATTTTGATATTTTGGAAGGAATCTTGGAATCCAATGATTACCTGCACGAGAATCAGTTTGGTTTTTTAGAAGTGTTATATGCTCCTTTTATTAAAAATATTGGATTGATGGATACTAAACTTCCTCTCTCTGTTGAGAATTGGATCAAACGTGTGTTAGGCCATGTAAATGTGAAAGAAGTTTTAGGAGATTAG
- the dctP gene encoding TRAP transporter substrate-binding protein DctP, translated as MFLRQLKYLVCVSLALTISGGLFAQTTVKLATVAPEGSPWANELAKIKKKIESESQGQIKFKIYPGGQMGGENEILQQVIRGKLQGAGLTAGALANTVKELNVLEIPYLFDSYAQADCVLDDHLQEDFRKLFEAKGLIFVTWAENGYRSIGTKSAPVKTPEDLKGVKIRIQESPVHIAYWKQLGVSGIPIAIPEVLPSLQTGVVEGFDNTPLFTLAAEWQTAIKYFTLTRHIYQPAAILYSKKFWDTLNDDQKKTLMGEGNKLAPGARQAVRSIEKNMIATLKKADVVVYEPSKADLAGFKSAATAVSGQVVGKIGGQSKSIYDKIQKAKAACGG; from the coding sequence ATGTTTTTAAGACAATTAAAGTATTTAGTTTGTGTAAGTTTGGCCCTCACGATCAGTGGGGGTTTATTTGCCCAAACAACCGTTAAGTTGGCAACAGTAGCACCTGAAGGATCTCCGTGGGCGAACGAACTTGCTAAAATCAAAAAGAAAATTGAATCAGAATCCCAAGGCCAAATTAAGTTTAAAATTTATCCTGGTGGACAGATGGGTGGAGAAAACGAAATCCTCCAACAGGTCATCCGTGGGAAACTACAAGGTGCTGGTCTTACCGCAGGTGCACTTGCAAACACAGTAAAGGAACTCAATGTTCTCGAGATCCCTTATCTATTTGATTCTTACGCGCAAGCGGACTGTGTTCTTGATGACCATTTACAAGAAGACTTTCGTAAATTATTTGAAGCAAAAGGTCTCATCTTTGTTACTTGGGCAGAAAACGGTTACCGTTCGATTGGAACCAAATCCGCTCCCGTAAAAACACCAGAAGATCTAAAAGGTGTTAAAATCAGAATCCAAGAATCTCCTGTTCATATTGCTTATTGGAAACAATTAGGTGTGAGTGGAATTCCTATTGCCATTCCAGAAGTTCTTCCATCTCTCCAAACAGGTGTGGTAGAAGGATTTGATAACACTCCTCTTTTCACTTTGGCAGCAGAATGGCAAACAGCGATTAAGTATTTTACTTTGACTCGCCATATTTACCAACCAGCAGCCATCCTTTATTCCAAAAAGTTTTGGGACACTCTGAATGATGACCAAAAGAAAACTCTTATGGGTGAAGGAAACAAACTCGCTCCAGGTGCAAGACAAGCCGTTCGTTCCATCGAGAAGAACATGATTGCTACACTGAAGAAAGCGGATGTGGTAGTTTATGAGCCTAGTAAAGCTGATTTAGCTGGGTTTAAGTCTGCAGC
- a CDS encoding LIC11661 family lipoprotein has translation MNTGHFLFRLFFTGLVVFCTFRCTNYSTTASVQAPPTLISIVNNGNSNFILKVRAQNPEFIFQGYRIYSGTTEALAQNPPDLNLGAECFLAQAAIVQPIEYTFEVDPSTNPNTAGVSCRIFTTLITGTYISMRTLGLSVNLQDSTRTFRVSIPSNTLIVP, from the coding sequence ATGAACACTGGTCATTTTTTATTCCGACTCTTTTTTACTGGATTGGTGGTCTTCTGCACTTTCCGTTGTACCAATTATTCCACAACAGCCTCTGTTCAGGCCCCACCCACCCTGATTTCGATCGTCAACAACGGGAATTCTAATTTCATCCTAAAAGTTCGAGCCCAAAACCCCGAATTCATCTTCCAAGGTTACCGAATTTACTCAGGAACGACAGAAGCCTTGGCCCAAAATCCACCTGACTTGAATCTAGGAGCAGAATGTTTTCTGGCCCAAGCTGCCATTGTACAACCCATTGAATATACCTTTGAGGTCGATCCTTCGACCAATCCTAACACGGCGGGGGTCTCTTGCCGGATTTTTACCACCCTCATCACAGGAACTTACATTTCGATGAGGACCCTCGGTCTTTCAGTCAACCTACAGGATAGCACTCGGACTTTCCGAGTTTCCATTCCTTCGAACACTCTTATTGTCCCTTAA
- a CDS encoding deoxyguanosinetriphosphate triphosphohydrolase, protein MKKGRNELLASEEKNLAPYAVSSRNPGEREYEEPEHPYRLPFQRDRDRIIHSHAFKRLDYKTQVFVYSEGDHFRNRLTHTLEVAGISKTISKVLGLNEDLSETIALAHDLGHSPFGHAGQEALSELMRGKGGFEHNKQSLRVVQKLERRYPEFPGLNLCGETLLGIMKHGGDYEKSDLLDIRRGLGPSLEAMVVDSSDEITYSAHDLEDGLESGLLELSDVKQLKVWKRMEEALPKSIFSDKDSISRSLGRVILNLMVSDLIDSIDTNLKKFLIHTREDVALAFQNQKKIVQFSEGFQEEFRELKSFLFGNLYRHPEVSRMSERGKETIFLLFKHFESHPESIPESYRKREEEEGRMRVICDYIAGMTDRYAIEKLKREGILWFPY, encoded by the coding sequence ATGAAGAAAGGGAGAAACGAGCTCCTTGCCAGTGAAGAAAAAAACCTTGCTCCTTATGCAGTGAGCAGTCGAAATCCGGGAGAACGAGAGTATGAGGAACCAGAACATCCTTACCGCCTTCCTTTTCAAAGAGATAGAGATCGTATCATTCATTCGCATGCATTCAAAAGGTTAGACTACAAAACTCAAGTTTTTGTTTATTCGGAAGGGGATCATTTTCGAAATCGTCTTACCCATACCTTAGAAGTCGCAGGAATTTCTAAAACCATATCTAAAGTGCTTGGATTGAATGAAGACTTGAGTGAAACCATTGCCCTTGCTCATGATTTGGGCCACTCACCTTTTGGCCATGCAGGGCAAGAAGCACTTTCGGAACTGATGCGTGGGAAAGGTGGGTTTGAACACAATAAACAGTCGTTACGAGTGGTTCAAAAGTTAGAAAGACGGTATCCTGAATTTCCAGGTCTCAATCTTTGTGGTGAAACTCTTCTCGGAATTATGAAACACGGAGGAGATTATGAGAAATCAGATTTACTCGATATTAGACGAGGTCTTGGCCCTTCACTCGAAGCAATGGTCGTAGACAGTTCAGATGAAATCACTTATAGTGCTCATGATTTGGAAGATGGATTAGAAAGTGGTCTTTTAGAACTCTCAGACGTAAAACAATTGAAAGTCTGGAAACGAATGGAAGAGGCACTTCCGAAATCTATTTTTTCTGATAAAGATTCGATTTCGAGATCTTTAGGAAGGGTCATTCTTAATTTAATGGTTTCTGATTTGATTGATAGTATCGATACAAATTTGAAAAAGTTTTTGATCCATACTAGAGAAGATGTGGCTTTAGCCTTCCAGAACCAAAAAAAAATAGTTCAATTTTCGGAAGGGTTCCAAGAAGAATTTAGAGAACTAAAATCCTTTTTATTTGGAAATTTATACCGTCATCCAGAAGTTTCTCGAATGAGTGAACGCGGGAAAGAAACTATATTTTTGTTATTTAAACACTTTGAATCCCATCCTGAATCCATTCCAGAATCCTATCGCAAACGGGAAGAGGAAGAAGGCCGTATGCGTGTGATTTGTGATTATATAGCTGGAATGACAGACAGATATGCCATAGAAAAGTTAAAAAGAGAAGGGATCCTTTGGTTTCCTTATTAA
- a CDS encoding TRAP transporter TatT component family protein, translating into MYQTKHWSKIVMAGLVLVSVVACGKSRSVKISDSNVERATTPAKLPADLEKLWKNRQNEQDLRQALVGLEKFAIENPQYADVKVLLCRGNYLLSDGHLWLKLTGDADADEKVKEESIQFYDAAVTWCEAALALNPKFRDKVVKEKLTIEKSLDVLGPQDIDALYWRYASLAKWSRLVGFTTLLANRSNFSAMVNRVKEIEKSMGKEYFYSATLRYDAASNALSPTGDKKLAAKLFEEAIAKHPNYFAVRVLYAESSLKGNEDKFKKQLDYVIKGKAASLPEIEADQIVEQRKAKKLLDEL; encoded by the coding sequence ATGTACCAAACAAAACATTGGTCAAAAATCGTAATGGCAGGACTAGTTTTAGTTTCTGTTGTTGCTTGTGGAAAATCAAGATCTGTCAAAATCTCTGACTCGAATGTAGAGAGAGCCACTACCCCAGCAAAACTACCTGCTGATCTTGAAAAACTCTGGAAAAACAGACAAAACGAACAAGACCTCAGACAAGCCCTTGTTGGTTTAGAAAAATTTGCCATTGAGAATCCTCAATATGCTGACGTGAAAGTTCTACTTTGCCGTGGGAACTATCTTTTAAGTGACGGACATCTTTGGTTAAAACTTACAGGTGACGCCGATGCAGACGAAAAAGTAAAAGAAGAATCCATCCAATTTTACGACGCTGCTGTGACTTGGTGTGAAGCTGCTCTTGCATTAAATCCAAAATTTAGAGACAAAGTAGTCAAAGAAAAACTAACGATCGAAAAATCTTTAGATGTTCTTGGACCACAAGACATTGATGCTCTCTACTGGAGATATGCATCCCTTGCTAAATGGTCTCGTTTAGTAGGATTTACCACATTACTTGCAAACCGTTCTAATTTTTCTGCAATGGTGAACCGAGTGAAAGAAATCGAAAAATCCATGGGTAAAGAATATTTCTACTCTGCAACACTCAGATATGATGCAGCAAGTAACGCCCTTTCTCCAACAGGAGATAAAAAACTAGCAGCAAAACTTTTTGAAGAAGCAATTGCAAAACACCCGAACTACTTTGCGGTGCGTGTATTGTATGCAGAAAGCAGCCTCAAAGGAAATGAGGACAAATTCAAAAAACAATTGGATTACGTTATAAAAGGAAAAGCTGCATCCCTTCCTGAAATCGAAGCGGATCAAATCGTAGAACAACGTAAAGCTAAGAAATTACTCGACGAACTATAG